Proteins encoded together in one Shewanella oneidensis MR-1 window:
- a CDS encoding vWA domain-containing protein produces MTHPLRLLNTQLVSISSHKKRHNAAVSALTLAILLGLSGCIDKQTESESRTELATQANEAAEQQAALVQRVEAERQAKIQHENELSAKSQDMRAEHMPYIAQYAASSSVAAPGLNDDWQGAVLPERNQFEKQVQNGIMVAGEIPVSTFSIDVDTGSYTTLRRMLKEGRLPQKDTLRVEEMLNYFSYNYPQPNKNEAPFSVTTELAPSPYNDDMMLLRIGLKGYEQSKAELGASNLVFLLDVSGSMASDDKLPLLQTALKMLTQQLDEQDKVSIVVYAGAAGVVLDGAAGNDIKILTYALEQLTAGGSTNGAEGIQLAYQLAQKHFVKGGINRVILATDGDFNVGTTNLDELVDLVEVQKKHGIGLTTLGFGMGNYNDHLMEQLANKGNGQYAYIDSVNEARKVLVEQLGATLLTIVKEVKVQVEFNPALVSEYRLIGYENRALAREDFNNDKVDAGEIGAGHTVTALYELRYVETGHMANDKLRYGYNPDTGSEKYSRDEIAYLKLRYQLPDASKSQLLTYPIRADQSVKTVNQASDDFRFAAAVAGLGQLLNQSHYLHQFDYNKLRGLTRSALGEDTMGYRHEFMQLVDTAALLAQTNQVPIKKSFDAENKPFPPQDKLH; encoded by the coding sequence ATGACACATCCATTACGTTTATTGAACACCCAACTCGTTTCCATCTCCTCACATAAAAAACGTCACAATGCAGCTGTTTCTGCCTTAACACTCGCCATTCTATTGGGGTTGAGTGGTTGTATTGATAAACAAACTGAATCGGAGAGTCGCACTGAATTAGCGACTCAAGCTAACGAGGCTGCAGAGCAGCAAGCTGCGCTTGTGCAACGTGTTGAGGCTGAACGGCAGGCTAAAATACAACATGAAAATGAATTAAGTGCAAAATCGCAGGATATGCGTGCTGAACATATGCCTTATATTGCTCAATATGCCGCTAGTTCTAGTGTAGCCGCCCCCGGGTTAAACGATGATTGGCAAGGGGCAGTGCTTCCTGAGCGTAATCAATTTGAAAAGCAAGTACAAAACGGCATTATGGTCGCGGGAGAAATCCCTGTATCGACCTTTTCAATCGATGTTGATACCGGCAGTTATACCACATTAAGGCGAATGCTAAAGGAAGGGCGGTTACCGCAGAAAGACACGTTACGCGTTGAAGAAATGCTGAATTATTTTTCTTATAACTACCCACAACCCAATAAAAATGAGGCGCCATTTAGTGTAACAACAGAGCTTGCACCATCACCTTATAATGATGACATGATGTTATTGCGTATTGGCTTAAAGGGATATGAGCAGAGTAAAGCTGAGCTTGGGGCGAGTAATTTAGTCTTCTTGCTGGATGTCTCTGGCTCTATGGCGTCTGATGATAAGTTACCTCTGCTGCAAACCGCCTTAAAAATGCTGACTCAACAACTGGATGAACAGGATAAAGTATCGATTGTGGTCTACGCGGGGGCTGCAGGCGTGGTGCTCGATGGCGCTGCAGGTAACGATATTAAAATCCTTACCTATGCATTGGAACAGTTAACTGCAGGAGGTTCAACCAATGGCGCAGAAGGGATCCAACTGGCTTATCAGTTAGCGCAGAAACATTTTGTTAAAGGTGGCATTAACCGAGTCATTCTCGCAACCGACGGTGATTTTAATGTTGGGACCACCAACCTCGATGAGTTAGTCGACTTGGTTGAAGTACAGAAAAAACATGGAATTGGCTTGACGACACTTGGCTTTGGCATGGGTAACTACAATGACCACTTAATGGAGCAACTTGCCAATAAAGGTAATGGACAATATGCCTACATTGATTCTGTGAACGAGGCTCGAAAAGTGCTGGTAGAACAGTTAGGTGCGACTTTGCTGACCATCGTCAAAGAGGTAAAAGTGCAAGTTGAGTTTAATCCCGCTTTAGTTTCAGAGTACCGTCTTATTGGTTATGAAAACCGCGCCTTAGCCCGCGAGGATTTTAATAACGATAAGGTGGACGCTGGGGAAATTGGTGCGGGTCATACCGTTACCGCGCTTTATGAACTTCGCTATGTTGAAACCGGTCATATGGCGAATGACAAACTCCGTTACGGTTATAACCCTGATACAGGCAGTGAAAAATATAGCCGTGACGAAATTGCCTATCTTAAATTACGTTATCAACTGCCCGATGCGAGTAAAAGCCAATTATTGACGTATCCGATAAGAGCCGATCAGAGCGTTAAAACGGTAAATCAAGCCAGTGATGATTTTAGATTTGCGGCGGCAGTTGCGGGATTAGGGCAGTTACTGAATCAAAGCCACTACTTGCATCAATTTGATTATAATAAACTTAGGGGGCTTACTCGTTCTGCACTGGGGGAAGATACAATGGGTTATCGACATGAGTTTATGCAACTTGTTGATACTGCAGCGCTGCTAGCGCAAACGAATCAAGTCCCCATTAAGAAATCCTTTGATGCAGAGAATAAACCTTTTCCACCTCAGGATAAACTTCATTAG
- the dauA gene encoding C4-dicarboxylic acid transporter DauA, translating to MSHSAHLFSLRIAHALNEACVKDRYSFKRFGQDLLAGLTVGIIAIPLAMALAIASGVPPQYGLYTAIVGGFIIAMTGGSRYSVSGPTAAFVVLLYPIAQQFGLAGLLIATVMSGMMLVAMAMLRLGRLILYIPESVTLGFTAGIGVVIATLQLKDFFGLQIEHMPEQYFAKLMALGQALPSLHLPSLFIAAATLATMLLWPRLKIPVPAHLPAIALGSILALILNAMGAEIETIGTRFHYQLTDGGIGSGIPAVLPHFEWPWLQTGPNGQAFEFNLAAFQALLPAAFAIAMLGAIESLLCAVVLDGMTGKRHSANSELLGQGIGNIIAPFFGGIPATAAIARSAANVKAGAQSPIASMIHALVVLIGLVALAGILAYLPMSAMAALLLVVAWNMSEAPKAVHLLKTAPTSDILVFLSCFSLTVIFDMVIAISVGIILAALLFMKEIAEMTKLYDISSNKRYVDQSLPADWAVLKINGPLFFAAADRIFAEIASLTQDKQVIVLYLDGVSILDAGGLAALSKLIEKCKLNQTKLLITDLQFQPIRTLAKAKIQPVEGVLKFYPTLREALTEAPSPELEATPEATD from the coding sequence GTGTCACACTCTGCTCATTTGTTTTCATTAAGAATTGCGCACGCTCTTAACGAAGCGTGCGTAAAAGATAGGTATTCGTTTAAACGTTTTGGACAAGATCTTCTCGCTGGGTTGACGGTCGGGATAATTGCTATTCCGCTGGCTATGGCTCTGGCGATTGCTAGCGGCGTGCCGCCACAATACGGCCTTTACACTGCGATTGTCGGTGGTTTTATCATTGCGATGACGGGCGGTTCCCGTTACAGCGTCTCAGGGCCAACCGCCGCTTTTGTGGTATTGCTCTATCCTATAGCGCAGCAGTTTGGCTTAGCGGGGTTACTCATTGCCACCGTTATGTCAGGCATGATGCTCGTTGCCATGGCTATGCTAAGACTAGGCCGATTAATTCTCTACATTCCAGAATCAGTCACCTTAGGCTTTACCGCTGGTATTGGAGTGGTGATTGCCACGTTACAGCTAAAAGACTTTTTTGGTCTGCAGATTGAGCATATGCCAGAGCAGTACTTTGCCAAACTCATGGCGCTAGGGCAGGCGCTACCATCGCTTCATCTACCAAGCCTGTTCATAGCAGCTGCTACCTTAGCCACCATGTTACTGTGGCCTAGATTAAAAATTCCTGTACCGGCACACCTTCCCGCTATCGCCTTAGGCAGTATCCTCGCCTTAATACTCAATGCCATGGGCGCAGAGATTGAAACCATTGGAACACGTTTCCACTACCAATTAACTGATGGCGGCATAGGAAGTGGTATCCCCGCAGTCTTGCCTCACTTTGAATGGCCTTGGCTACAGACAGGTCCAAATGGTCAAGCCTTTGAATTTAATCTGGCTGCCTTTCAAGCCTTACTCCCAGCAGCATTTGCCATCGCCATGTTAGGCGCAATTGAATCACTACTCTGTGCCGTAGTCCTTGATGGCATGACGGGCAAGCGCCACAGTGCAAACAGTGAACTCCTTGGCCAAGGGATAGGCAATATTATCGCCCCCTTCTTTGGTGGGATCCCCGCAACCGCGGCAATTGCCCGCAGTGCGGCAAACGTAAAAGCTGGCGCTCAAAGTCCAATCGCGTCTATGATCCACGCCTTAGTGGTACTAATTGGCCTCGTGGCTCTCGCAGGGATTTTAGCCTATTTACCCATGTCGGCGATGGCCGCATTATTACTGGTAGTGGCTTGGAATATGAGTGAAGCACCAAAAGCAGTGCATTTACTCAAAACAGCCCCCACCAGCGACATATTGGTGTTTTTAAGCTGTTTTTCACTCACGGTGATTTTCGATATGGTGATCGCCATCAGTGTGGGGATTATTTTAGCTGCGCTGCTGTTTATGAAAGAAATCGCGGAGATGACCAAGCTTTATGATATAAGCAGTAACAAACGCTATGTTGATCAATCTCTGCCCGCTGACTGGGCCGTGCTCAAAATTAATGGTCCATTATTTTTTGCCGCGGCCGATCGCATTTTTGCCGAGATAGCCAGCCTCACTCAAGATAAACAAGTGATTGTACTTTACTTAGATGGGGTATCAATTCTGGATGCAGGCGGCCTTGCTGCGCTCAGTAAACTAATTGAAAAATGTAAACTTAATCAAACCAAGTTGCTCATTACCGATCTGCAGTTCCAGCCCATCCGTACCTTAGCAAAAGCTAAAATTCAGCCTGTTGAGGGGGTATTAAAGTTTTATCCTACTCTGCGTGAGGCCCTGACCGAGGCACCATCACCCGAGTTAGAGGCAACTCCAGAAGCCACCGATTAA
- the purE gene encoding 5-(carboxyamino)imidazole ribonucleotide mutase has protein sequence MQALVAVVMGSKSDWPTMEAAAEIMDKLQVPYHVEVVSAHRTPDKLMEFAAGAADRGFKIIIGGAGGAAHLPGMIASKTRLPVLGVPVQSKALSGMDSLLSIVQMPKGIAVGTLAIGTAGAFNAGLLACQILANNDVALAARLDAFREEQTRAVLDNPDPREV, from the coding sequence ATGCAAGCCCTTGTTGCTGTTGTTATGGGTTCTAAGAGTGATTGGCCCACAATGGAAGCCGCCGCTGAGATCATGGATAAACTGCAAGTGCCTTACCATGTTGAAGTTGTATCAGCCCATAGAACGCCAGATAAACTGATGGAGTTTGCAGCCGGTGCCGCTGACCGTGGTTTTAAAATTATTATCGGTGGTGCGGGCGGTGCCGCGCACTTACCCGGTATGATCGCCTCTAAAACTCGCTTACCCGTATTAGGTGTACCCGTGCAAAGTAAAGCACTCTCAGGCATGGATAGCTTACTGTCTATCGTGCAAATGCCCAAAGGGATCGCTGTAGGCACCTTAGCAATTGGTACTGCTGGTGCCTTTAACGCCGGTTTACTCGCCTGCCAAATTTTAGCCAATAACGATGTAGCGCTTGCTGCTCGTTTAGACGCCTTCAGAGAAGAACAAACTCGTGCTGTGCTGGATAATCCCGATCCGAGGGAAGTCTAA
- the purK gene encoding 5-(carboxyamino)imidazole ribonucleotide synthase, whose protein sequence is MTQTSTKPKVWVLGNGQLGAMLTHAGEPLAIDVRAVDIMTPTDDILPLAPNDIITAEREQWPESALSLQLSTHPHFVNGPVFSRLADRYSQKSLLDQLNVPTAPWSLVDDHTKVETLYQAFGPRVLMKRRTGGYDGKGQHWLKQAEAGDIPHDWRNLAIAEQAINFDEEVSLVGVRTREGQCVFYPLTLNLHQDGILMASIAPLARLDHLQAQAETMLSAIMHELEYAGVMAMECFRVGDNLLVNELAPRVHNSGHWTQAGTHMDQFQLHLRALCGIAIPQPQVNFQCVMVNLIGIDNDPRWLSLPNAELYWYNKEVRPGRKVGHLNLSVPNLTVLTNSISALQTWMPNQYQAPLAWILAEFTKS, encoded by the coding sequence ATGACTCAAACAAGCACAAAACCTAAGGTTTGGGTATTAGGAAATGGCCAACTCGGTGCCATGCTAACCCATGCAGGTGAGCCGCTGGCGATTGATGTTCGCGCCGTGGATATAATGACGCCAACGGATGATATTTTACCCCTCGCGCCAAACGATATTATTACCGCCGAACGTGAGCAGTGGCCTGAATCCGCCTTAAGCTTACAACTCAGCACCCATCCGCATTTTGTTAACGGCCCAGTCTTTAGCCGTTTAGCCGATCGCTATAGCCAAAAAAGCTTACTCGATCAGCTTAACGTCCCAACAGCACCTTGGTCACTCGTTGATGATCACACAAAGGTCGAAACTCTGTATCAAGCGTTTGGCCCAAGAGTTTTAATGAAGCGCCGCACTGGCGGTTATGATGGCAAAGGTCAGCATTGGCTAAAACAAGCCGAAGCGGGTGATATCCCCCATGATTGGCGCAACTTAGCCATTGCCGAGCAAGCGATAAACTTCGATGAAGAAGTGTCCTTAGTCGGCGTGCGTACCCGTGAAGGCCAATGCGTGTTTTATCCATTAACACTTAACCTTCATCAAGATGGCATTTTGATGGCATCGATTGCACCACTGGCACGCTTAGATCATCTGCAAGCCCAAGCCGAAACCATGCTCAGTGCGATTATGCATGAGCTGGAATATGCCGGCGTGATGGCGATGGAATGCTTCCGTGTTGGCGACAATCTGCTGGTCAACGAGTTAGCCCCGCGGGTACACAACTCCGGCCATTGGACCCAAGCGGGCACCCATATGGATCAATTTCAACTGCATTTAAGAGCCTTGTGTGGGATTGCGATTCCACAGCCACAGGTGAACTTTCAATGTGTGATGGTTAATCTGATTGGTATCGACAACGATCCCCGTTGGTTAAGCTTGCCCAATGCAGAACTCTATTGGTACAACAAAGAAGTACGTCCTGGCCGCAAAGTCGGGCATTTAAATCTTTCGGTGCCTAATCTGACTGTATTAACAAACAGCATTAGTGCACTACAAACGTGGATGCCAAACCAATATCAAGCACCTCTCGCTTGGATTTTGGCTGAGTTTACAAAAAGCTAA
- a CDS encoding sensor domain-containing diguanylate cyclase: MKLRDNFKRKTIDRLDYRYHLLLLIIPIVLFVLLFVFNAPTEGWTILPLLFVCLIYVVTYSLIYYLHQGRLTRLWQHLEQVVSINDAIYELAHLSSQYKNEHAFLDALLNKAVCIINGAEMGSIIKVSEDNHKLHFESVVGLDLNKLKRLNFSLEQSFEYRLTKGKCDRVVVVDDMKNINAASTLTNEQQQVLLTAAKQPIRSTLSSPIRIDGKLYGMLNLDSSSVGAFNDYDRNLVSILTHEASNAIALYQKSLQITKLANFDNLTGLYNRKNFEDALQHWQPKAHLGSFLVIIDMDNLKIINDQQGHQVGDVAIKEVAKTILGFWKHKGIISRFGGDEFVALCHGPLELIENDLDAMRLKLHHESPLNLNFSVGIAPYDNDWAKSFKQADNAMYEQKRGKKQAVNALKAIVANNQLPQ; this comes from the coding sequence GTGAAATTAAGGGATAATTTTAAACGTAAGACTATAGATCGCTTGGATTATCGCTATCATCTCTTGCTGTTGATTATACCGATAGTCCTCTTTGTTTTATTGTTTGTTTTTAATGCCCCGACAGAAGGCTGGACCATTCTCCCCCTGCTGTTTGTCTGCCTTATCTATGTCGTTACCTATAGCTTAATTTACTATCTGCATCAGGGGCGTTTAACTCGCCTATGGCAACACTTAGAGCAGGTTGTCAGTATTAATGATGCCATTTATGAACTTGCCCACCTATCAAGCCAATATAAAAATGAGCATGCATTTCTCGATGCCCTACTCAATAAAGCCGTCTGTATTATTAATGGCGCGGAAATGGGCAGCATCATCAAGGTCAGTGAGGATAACCACAAGCTACATTTTGAATCCGTCGTGGGACTCGATCTTAACAAGCTAAAAAGACTGAACTTTTCCCTTGAACAATCCTTCGAGTATCGACTCACCAAGGGTAAATGTGACCGTGTAGTGGTCGTGGATGATATGAAAAATATCAATGCCGCAAGCACACTAACAAATGAACAACAGCAGGTACTGCTTACAGCAGCCAAGCAACCAATACGCTCCACACTCTCCAGCCCAATACGAATTGATGGCAAACTTTACGGCATGCTTAACCTCGACAGCAGCAGCGTTGGCGCCTTTAACGACTACGACCGTAATTTGGTCTCCATCCTCACCCATGAGGCCAGCAACGCCATTGCCTTGTATCAAAAGTCGCTGCAAATCACCAAGCTCGCCAATTTCGATAACCTAACAGGGCTCTATAACCGCAAAAACTTTGAAGATGCCTTACAGCATTGGCAGCCGAAGGCTCATTTAGGCAGCTTTTTAGTGATTATTGATATGGATAATCTCAAAATTATCAATGATCAACAGGGGCATCAGGTCGGCGATGTGGCAATAAAAGAAGTCGCTAAAACAATCCTAGGTTTCTGGAAACACAAAGGCATTATCTCTCGGTTTGGTGGTGATGAGTTTGTAGCCCTATGCCATGGCCCGCTTGAACTAATCGAAAACGATCTGGATGCCATGCGCCTTAAGTTACATCATGAATCGCCCCTAAATCTCAATTTTAGTGTGGGCATCGCCCCCTACGATAATGATTGGGCTAAGTCTTTTAAACAGGCTGATAATGCGATGTATGAGCAAAAGCGCGGTAAAAAACAGGCCGTTAATGCACTCAAAGCCATTGTGGCCAATAATCAGCTGCCGCAATAA
- the gshA gene encoding glutamate--cysteine ligase: MKDKPQNKGLTVNLVAIANNQPEKRKLKPFNELVQHFSDAQGRAALLGMLRGIEREALRIDESGYLALDGHPLELGSALTHSRITTDYSEALLEFITPVNHQVESLLQGLTETHAYSVRHLHGQRLWPVSMPCYVKDEANIPIARYGTSNTGKMKTLYRKGLTYRYGALMQIISGVHFNFSVSQELWQSLYELSDKSLSFDDFISESYFGLIRNYRRLVWVLPYLFGASPALCNSFIKGQKTDLRFEKSGRGTLYLPYATSLRMSDLGYTNKEQADLNISYNSLPEYLAGIRAAIKMPSANFANIGVKVDGEYRQLNANVLQIENEFYSPIRAKRVTKSGEKPSEALARAGVEYIEVRALDVNPFSPIGIEASQVRFLDLFLLYCLLTPSPKSDAAEEARLSANLKSVVLEGRKPGLELHTATGTLSLQTWLLELFDNLSSLAVLLDGETNAYQAALAHWRDAVVDPQKTLSGQVLQQLVTKGQDHGQWVMSLAQQYHQYFIDYPLSSEAASDYDAEAQSSLAKQVELEAAQSAVSLDDYLTDYFGAPA; the protein is encoded by the coding sequence TTGAAAGATAAGCCTCAAAATAAAGGTCTTACTGTTAACCTTGTCGCGATAGCGAATAACCAACCAGAGAAGCGCAAATTGAAGCCATTCAATGAATTAGTACAACATTTCTCGGACGCTCAAGGGCGCGCCGCACTTCTTGGCATGTTACGTGGAATTGAGCGTGAAGCGTTGCGTATTGATGAGTCTGGTTACTTAGCGCTAGATGGTCATCCCCTCGAGTTGGGGTCGGCATTAACCCACTCGCGTATTACGACGGACTACAGTGAAGCGCTGCTTGAATTTATTACGCCTGTTAATCATCAGGTTGAGTCGCTATTGCAGGGATTAACTGAGACCCATGCCTACAGTGTGCGCCATTTGCATGGGCAGCGGCTGTGGCCTGTCAGCATGCCCTGCTATGTTAAAGATGAGGCGAATATCCCCATTGCTCGGTACGGAACATCTAATACAGGTAAGATGAAAACCTTGTATCGTAAGGGCTTAACTTACCGTTATGGCGCCCTCATGCAGATTATCTCTGGGGTGCATTTTAACTTTTCGGTGTCGCAAGAACTGTGGCAAAGTCTCTATGAACTGAGCGATAAAAGCTTGAGCTTTGATGACTTTATTTCAGAGTCTTACTTTGGTCTTATCCGTAATTATCGCCGTTTAGTTTGGGTCTTACCTTATCTGTTTGGTGCTTCACCAGCGCTGTGTAACTCGTTTATCAAAGGCCAAAAAACCGATTTACGCTTTGAGAAGTCGGGACGAGGCACTTTGTATTTACCCTATGCAACGTCGCTGCGGATGAGCGATCTGGGGTATACCAATAAAGAGCAGGCCGACCTCAATATCAGCTACAACTCCCTGCCAGAGTATCTTGCGGGGATTCGAGCTGCGATTAAGATGCCATCGGCAAACTTTGCCAATATTGGCGTTAAGGTTGATGGTGAATATCGTCAACTCAATGCTAACGTGCTGCAAATTGAGAACGAATTTTACTCACCCATCCGTGCTAAACGGGTGACAAAAAGTGGTGAGAAACCCTCTGAGGCCCTTGCTCGCGCTGGGGTGGAATATATTGAGGTGCGTGCATTAGATGTCAATCCCTTTAGCCCTATTGGGATTGAGGCAAGCCAAGTGCGCTTCCTCGACTTATTCTTACTCTATTGTTTACTAACACCATCACCTAAGTCAGATGCCGCTGAAGAGGCACGATTAAGCGCCAACTTAAAGTCAGTGGTACTTGAGGGACGTAAGCCCGGACTCGAGCTGCACACGGCAACGGGAACATTATCATTACAGACATGGCTCTTGGAGCTATTTGATAACTTATCGTCACTGGCAGTATTACTCGACGGTGAAACGAATGCTTATCAAGCAGCCTTAGCCCATTGGCGAGACGCTGTGGTTGATCCGCAGAAAACCTTGTCTGGCCAAGTTCTTCAGCAATTGGTTACTAAAGGGCAAGATCATGGGCAGTGGGTGATGTCTTTGGCACAGCAATACCATCAATATTTCATCGATTACCCATTATCCTCAGAAGCAGCAAGTGATTATGACGCTGAGGCGCAAAGTTCGTTAGCCAAACAAGTGGAATTAGAGGCTGCACAGAGCGCGGTATCCTTAGATGATTATCTGACTGACTATTTCGGTGCGCCAGCCTAA